The following coding sequences are from one Pseudonocardia sp. EC080619-01 window:
- a CDS encoding CTP synthase: protein MQTRATRHLFVTGGVASSLGKGLTASSLGQLLTARGLRVTMQKLDPYLNVDPGTMNPFQHGEVFVTEDGAETDLDVGHYERFLDRDLQGRANVTTGQVYSEVIAKERRGEYLGDTVQVIPHITNEIKDRVLAMAEPDAEGIAPDVVITEVGGTIGDIESLPFVEAARQVRHEVGRDNCFFLHVSLVPYLAPSGELKTKPTQHSVAALRNIGIQPDALVLRADREIPGAMKRKISLMCDVELDGVAACADAPSIYDIPKVLHGEGLDAYVVRRLGLPFRDVDWTVWGDLLERVHHPQETATIALVGKYVDLPDAYLSVTEALRAGGFAHHAKVAVRWVPSDSCETPAGAAEALDGVDAVLVPGGFGIRGIEGKLGAITHARTRGIPTLGLCLGLQCMVIEAARSIAGLDGASSSEFDPDTEHPVISTMATQRDVVAGERDMGGTMRLGAYPAVLQPGSVAAKAYGAREISERHRHRFEVNNAYRQQLADAGLVFGTSPDGTLVEFVELPASQHPFFVGTQAHPELKSRPTRPHPLFAAFVKAALRYRAEDRLPVRLPGRANGDDDAELVEGDEPAGSTGTNGSVPAESTPGS, encoded by the coding sequence GTGCAGACTCGCGCCACCCGTCATCTGTTCGTCACCGGTGGGGTCGCATCCTCGCTGGGTAAGGGCCTCACCGCTTCGAGCCTGGGCCAACTGCTCACCGCTCGCGGGCTCCGCGTCACCATGCAGAAGCTCGACCCGTACCTCAACGTCGATCCCGGAACGATGAACCCGTTCCAGCACGGCGAGGTCTTCGTGACCGAGGACGGTGCGGAGACCGACCTCGACGTCGGTCACTACGAGCGCTTCCTGGATCGCGACCTGCAGGGCCGGGCCAACGTCACCACCGGCCAGGTGTACTCCGAGGTGATCGCCAAGGAGCGCCGCGGCGAGTACCTGGGCGACACCGTGCAGGTCATCCCGCACATCACGAACGAGATCAAGGACCGCGTCCTCGCGATGGCGGAGCCCGACGCGGAGGGCATCGCGCCGGACGTCGTGATCACCGAGGTCGGCGGCACCATCGGCGACATCGAGTCGCTGCCGTTCGTCGAGGCCGCCCGCCAGGTGCGGCACGAGGTCGGCCGGGACAACTGCTTCTTCCTGCACGTCTCGCTGGTGCCGTACCTGGCGCCGTCGGGCGAGCTGAAGACGAAGCCGACCCAGCACTCCGTCGCCGCGCTGCGCAACATCGGTATCCAGCCGGACGCGCTCGTGCTCCGGGCCGACCGGGAGATCCCGGGGGCGATGAAGCGCAAGATCTCGCTGATGTGCGACGTCGAGCTCGACGGCGTCGCGGCGTGCGCCGACGCCCCGTCGATCTACGACATCCCGAAGGTGCTGCACGGCGAGGGCCTCGACGCCTACGTCGTGCGCCGGCTCGGCCTGCCGTTCCGCGACGTCGACTGGACCGTCTGGGGCGACCTGCTGGAGCGTGTGCACCACCCGCAGGAGACCGCGACGATCGCGCTCGTCGGGAAGTACGTGGACCTGCCCGACGCGTACCTGTCGGTCACCGAGGCGCTGCGTGCCGGCGGGTTCGCCCACCACGCGAAGGTCGCCGTCCGCTGGGTCCCGTCGGACTCCTGCGAGACGCCGGCCGGCGCGGCCGAGGCGCTCGACGGCGTCGACGCCGTTCTCGTGCCCGGCGGTTTCGGCATCCGCGGCATCGAGGGCAAGCTCGGGGCGATCACCCACGCCCGCACCCGCGGCATCCCGACCCTGGGACTGTGTCTCGGCCTGCAGTGCATGGTGATCGAGGCGGCGCGCAGCATCGCCGGGCTCGACGGGGCGAGCTCCTCGGAGTTCGACCCGGACACCGAGCACCCGGTGATCTCGACGATGGCGACCCAGCGCGACGTCGTCGCGGGGGAGCGGGACATGGGCGGCACCATGCGGCTGGGCGCCTACCCGGCGGTGCTGCAGCCCGGCTCCGTGGCGGCCAAGGCCTACGGGGCGCGGGAGATCTCCGAGCGCCACCGGCACCGGTTCGAGGTCAACAACGCCTACCGGCAGCAGCTCGCCGACGCCGGCCTCGTGTTCGGCACGTCGCCGGACGGCACACTCGTCGAGTTCGTGGAGCTGCCGGCGTCGCAGCACCCGTTCTTCGTCGGTACCCAGGCGCACCCCGAGCTGAAGAGCCGTCCCACGCGGCCGCACCCGCTGTTCGCGGCGTTCGTGAAGGCTGCGCTGCGGTACCGCGCCGAGGACCGGCTGCCGGTCCGGCTGCCCGGCCGCGCCAACGGCGACGACGACGCCGAGCTGGTCGAGGGCGACGAGCCGGCCGGTTCCACCGGAACCAACGGCTCCGTGCCGGCGGAGAGCACGCCCGGCAGCTGA
- a CDS encoding copper transporter, with translation MISRRYHRIALVAVFVLALAAGVAVATVGLPQRIASTVASTTGTGEIDQLRTERDTLAAQQRASDEFTARTAPGLVREKLAGVPVTVVALGADPADTRAVAELITTAGGSVAGEVVLTPAVTDPARADQLRDLSARLLPAGAQLPASSDAGALAGGLLGSALLAPQGGAAPDPQQAGAVVAGLAGGGFAETPEGELSAGRLAVVVTGGAFGGVDAAGSAATAAGLADELDRRGAGAVLAGRDAGPSSAVGAVRADAGQGPGPSTVDGVGTSAGRVATVLALAERNAGRAGQYGSGAGSTGPVPTL, from the coding sequence GTGATCTCGCGGCGCTACCACCGGATCGCCCTGGTCGCCGTCTTCGTGCTGGCACTGGCCGCCGGGGTCGCCGTCGCGACCGTCGGGCTGCCGCAGCGGATCGCGAGCACGGTCGCGTCGACCACCGGCACCGGTGAGATCGACCAGCTGCGCACCGAGCGGGACACGCTCGCGGCGCAGCAGCGGGCGAGCGACGAGTTCACCGCGCGCACCGCGCCCGGGCTGGTCAGGGAGAAGCTCGCCGGGGTTCCCGTCACCGTCGTCGCGCTCGGGGCCGACCCGGCCGACACGCGCGCCGTCGCCGAGCTGATCACCACCGCCGGTGGCAGCGTCGCGGGCGAGGTCGTGCTCACCCCGGCGGTCACCGACCCGGCCCGCGCCGACCAGCTGCGGGACCTGTCCGCGCGGCTGCTGCCCGCCGGGGCGCAGCTGCCGGCGTCGTCGGACGCCGGAGCGCTCGCCGGTGGCCTGCTCGGCTCCGCGCTGCTCGCCCCGCAGGGCGGGGCCGCGCCGGACCCGCAGCAGGCCGGTGCGGTCGTCGCCGGGCTCGCCGGGGGTGGCTTCGCCGAGACGCCGGAGGGGGAGCTGTCCGCCGGGCGGCTCGCCGTCGTCGTCACCGGCGGCGCGTTCGGCGGTGTCGACGCCGCGGGGTCCGCGGCGACCGCCGCCGGGCTCGCCGACGAGCTGGACCGCCGCGGCGCCGGGGCGGTGCTCGCCGGACGGGACGCCGGCCCGTCGTCGGCCGTGGGGGCCGTCCGCGCGGACGCCGGCCAGGGACCCGGACCGTCGACCGTCGACGGCGTCGGCACCTCGGCAGGCCGGGTCGCGACCGTCCTCGCGCTCGCCGAGCGCAACGCCGGACGGGCCGGTCAGTACGGCTCCGGCGCGGGTTCCACGGGCCCGGTTCCGACCCTCTGA
- the steA gene encoding putative cytokinetic ring protein SteA, whose protein sequence is MKLSGLLHRTRPELPGLTGPARTDRRTEALLRRLRPGDIVVLDQVDLDRATADALVAARVAAVVNASPSISGRFPNLGPQVLVEAGVPLVDDCGTEIMRSVKDGAKVRLHEGVLYSGEQPLGEGREQTEDTVADALDEAKQGLTHQLEAFAANTTEFMRRERSLLLDGHGVPEIDIALDGRPVLVVAAGFEYAGVLKRLRAYIKEYRPVLVGVGAGADALVNAKYRPDLIVADPSEVSNQALTSGADVVVPAFPDGHAPGLHRVQDLGASAVTFPSMANPEDLALLLAHHRGASMIVTVGLSASMAEFLDRGRSGSNASTFLTRLQAGGSVVDGEMIAQMYRSRTSFAPLLLLIAAALVAVVVAVLVSGAGPAVLEWAGGLVETVRSWFPA, encoded by the coding sequence ATGAAGCTGTCCGGCCTGCTGCACCGAACGCGACCGGAGCTGCCGGGGCTGACCGGCCCGGCCCGCACCGACCGTCGTACCGAAGCCCTGCTGCGCCGGCTCCGGCCCGGTGACATCGTCGTCCTCGACCAGGTCGACCTCGACCGCGCCACCGCCGACGCACTGGTGGCCGCGCGGGTCGCGGCGGTCGTCAACGCGTCGCCGTCGATCTCCGGCCGGTTCCCGAACCTGGGCCCCCAGGTGCTGGTCGAGGCCGGGGTCCCGCTCGTCGACGACTGCGGCACCGAGATCATGCGTTCGGTCAAGGACGGCGCGAAGGTCCGGCTCCACGAGGGAGTCCTGTACTCCGGGGAGCAGCCGCTCGGCGAGGGCCGCGAACAGACCGAGGACACCGTCGCCGACGCCCTCGACGAGGCCAAGCAGGGGCTCACCCACCAGCTCGAGGCGTTCGCCGCGAACACCACCGAGTTCATGCGCCGTGAGCGGTCCCTGCTCCTCGACGGCCACGGGGTCCCGGAGATCGACATCGCGCTCGACGGGCGCCCCGTGCTCGTCGTCGCCGCCGGTTTCGAGTACGCGGGGGTGCTGAAGCGGCTGCGGGCCTACATCAAGGAGTACCGGCCGGTGCTGGTCGGCGTCGGTGCCGGTGCGGACGCGCTGGTCAACGCGAAGTACCGGCCCGACCTGATCGTCGCCGACCCGTCGGAGGTGTCGAACCAGGCGCTGACCAGCGGGGCCGACGTCGTCGTGCCGGCCTTCCCGGACGGGCACGCCCCCGGTCTGCACCGCGTGCAGGACCTCGGCGCGAGTGCGGTCACCTTCCCGTCGATGGCCAACCCGGAGGACCTCGCGCTGCTGCTGGCGCACCACCGTGGCGCCAGCATGATCGTCACCGTGGGGCTGTCGGCGTCGATGGCGGAGTTCCTCGACCGCGGCCGGTCCGGCAGCAACGCGTCGACGTTCCTGACCCGGCTGCAGGCAGGCGGGTCGGTCGTCGACGGCGAGATGATCGCGCAGATGTACCGGAGCCGGACGTCGTTCGCGCCGCTGCTCCTGCTGATCGCCGCGGCACTCGTCGCCGTCGTGGTGGCGGTGCTCGTCTCCGGCGCCGGGCCCGCGGTGCTGGAGTGGGCCGGTGGGCTGGTCGAGACCGTGCGGTCCTGGTTCCCGGCGTGA